CTATACACTTATAATATGTTTGACATTATAATAGTGgtgtcaattcaaaatattttttgcttaaaaatatattaaagtaaagttttttttatttttaaaaaattatttttaatatcagtacatcaaataatttaaaaaaatatataaaaaattattttaagcgaaaaaaaatttaaacttttaaaaaacacggttTACACCGCGCTCCCTAGCACACAGTACCTGAAAAATTAAGGGGTTCCAGCTGAAACTTTTATATAAACACATGAATCTGGTTCTGACTTAGACACCCTTCTTCCTTTCAGATGTTATAATGGCCGAAGCTGATGCATATATAGTACTGTCCACTTGAAACAAGATTCTGATTTAGACACCCTTCTCTCTTTCATGTGTTATGGCGGCCGAATCTGATACATAGTACTGTCCACTTGAAAGCACGAGACAATTTTCCAATAAAAACatctagaatatatatatatatatatatatatatatatatatatatatatatatatatatatatatatatatatatgttggtcatattcaagaatataaaaggtATCTGAACCCTCGaactttaatttatatacaaaattaattgTAGAAAAAAGGTAGTGTGGTGTATCTATTTTTACCTACGCActaagctttttaaaatctattatagtatctgttttcttttaattaaaactcaaatctacttttttttttaaaaaaaacctgtaaGATATTCAACCATTTAAATATCAAGTTTGCTCACGAGAGTGTGCTGATATATAAAAATCCATTAGTGACCAGCTGCacctaacaataatttttttatgattatttgatAGATTTTCCCATCAGACATCGCCTCGCCGATAGAAGCTTCTTATTCGCCACTATAatacaatcaatcaaataaccTTGGAAAGGAACCCCGATTTTACGTGAAGAATTTATACTTGAAATTTTTCACGTGAAGAATTTTTGAATCGGATGCCATTGCTTTTGACCtaaaaattctctctttttttgttcaagCTAGCTTAAGCACAAGGAAAATACTCAGACTACCTACAAAAACCATGCCTCTGAATCCATTCTGTCAATCAAATTAGCTCATAAGCACTAAAATCCCTCTTCAAGAAAAGAGATATTTAATCCAAATCATTTGCTAATTACTCTAATAATCATCAGGATTTTACTATCTATATTTGGTCTTTGTTCTAAGGCTCCTAGCAGCTATGCAGATCATCGTGGAAATCATACCTGGAGGCAAACGAATCACTCTGGACGTGGCGAGCACAGATAACATCTCGAGCGTCAAGgccaaaatcaaagaaacagaAGGGATTCCTATTGAGCAGCAAGCTTTATATTCTGATAGCCGGTTGCTGCACGGCACGGATATCCTCGAACATTGCGGGGTCAAGAACGATGATACACTTCGTCTAGTCAAACTTGAGGGACTTGTTCAGGTGAATCACTTAGGCCCAACAACAATCTATAACTTACTGACTACTTATACCATGCTGTTTTGCaggacgacgacgacgacgacgacgatgacgacgacgacgacgacgatgaagacgacgacgacgacgacgacgacgacgacgacgacgatgaCGACGACGACAACCATGGGAGACAAGCTCCTTTTACAGTTAAGTCATTGCATGGATATAATCCTGCCCATGAACAATATAGACCTGTTTTTTAGCTTCTATGGATGTAAGCATTGAGCTAGCAATTCGATAAACTATGACTTCTTTTACAGAAAGGGTTAATGAGAGATAAGGTACTAATGAGTGCTCGTGTTCCtggtcgtcgtcgtcgtcgacGACGTCGTCGTCAGCGTgatgttataattatttatccGCCAACGTCAacgccaccgccaccgccacccCGAGATGAGTGAGTTTTATGAATTTCCCTAGACTACAATTATTAGTATTACACTACATATTTGACCCCCAGCTAAataagttatttattattattattatttttgtatttttaaattattttaatatgataatatcaaaaataaaaatttaaaataaaataatatattatttcaatatatttttaaataaataaaaaaattattaagtaattgATATCACAGTATTGGGCTCGAAATAAATAGTTCCAAAAAGAACAAATCCcaaagaatttgaaatttttgcattttcttaataaaacaaaattcccAAGGACTTatccttttgtattttataattagtAAAATAGGGGTGATTGTCATGTAAtagaaattgaggaaaaaaagaagcatattaattattatttgttgagTAAGTAACTAGCTTTCTGTGCTcaattcttttgtgttttccttATAGAGGAGGATGCTTCATTCTATAAAGAAGAGACTATCATGCCGGTGCTTGGACGACAATATCCTCAAGTACTGGAATGCTACAGGAAGAGCCATCTGAAGCTAGTCCagatggtgtgtgtgtgtgtggattaATTAAGAGATAATGATAGATTGTGTGTTTTGTTATTCCTAATCTATGAAACAAAAAgaatccaataaataaatatattatatatatgtgtgcgATTCTAATACCGGCTCTTAAATTAATTTGGTAAAATGAATGTTGAGAGTTTTTTCCTTGTTCTTACCGAGGAAGATGGAAACCGAGTTTATTGGCTTTAGTTGTAAAAGCCGATCCGAGGACTAACCCGGGAAAAAAATTTGGTTGGTTGAGTAATtggatgaataattttttattaaaacaataatgttTTGCACTTTATTTGTAAGACATCGAACTGATTCAATTGTCTTGTTCAACTGAAAATTTGGCTTAAATCATACTCCAAGTCCCAggatttttttggttataaatCGAGGctaaaacccaaaattaaattaaacgagGAAACATCATTCCAATCAAGTCATAGTATAAAAACCAATACAAGCCCTCTGGAGGGTCATTAATAGTCGAATCCTTTCTAGAAAGTAGATGTTTGGAAAGTTCAAAGTTAGCAAGCTAATCAGTAGCAACATTCGCCTCCCTGCAAGAATATTGTACTTGTTCTACCAAATCTCTACTTAGAGCTTCACGAGCTCTGTTAATCAAGGCAAAGTTAACATCAGCTTTCATGGACTGTTTCAGGAGCATACCCACCACAACCAAGAAATCAGATTCCAAAATAATCTTGTGAAAGCCCAAATACCAAGCCAACTCTAGCCCTGTAATCACCGTCCATAATTCAGTAAGAACTGAAGTACAAATCCCTGTATTAATAGCAAAACCTCTAATTCAAGAGCCCATGTAATCCCTAATTAATCCTCCCGCCATTGCTAAACCTGGGTTGCATTTACTACATCCATCTACATTTAATTGCATCCAATCTGGAGGAGGATATTTCCATCCCACAACATTCATCTTCTTAGGAATCAAAGTATTAAACTCCTCATGAAGTCCAGCTCCCATTATGTCTTTGGTCAAACCCCAAATAGCCATTAAAGGATGGCTAGCCACTTCTAGGGTCTCTTTAAAAATGCAACAATTCCTATACTTCCAAAAGAACATAcgataaaaaatgtatttttttaatgtaagataagaattttttttatttaaatacttcaattcaaaatgaaaagataatatttttcaaacatatgataaaaatcttttgaaataattttttaaattttattatttacaatatatatggattatttcttaattatttcatgtataatattaaaatctcaaacaattatttttaatttttttcgagTTGACCTGAGTCAACTTAAATACTCTAAAACCTGATCTCTTGACAAGATCAACTCCAGAATGGATTTAATAAGTATGCCTCAGAAGTATTAGGAATTGTCTAGTTTTACGAAAGTAATCATAATTATCAATCCAACTATTGTATTGGGCTGAAAATTTACCTAGAGTTTCCTAGAATATTGTTCTATGTTAGAATAAAATTCTAGGTCAATCGAAGTTTTGGAAGACCTTATGGTATAGGTCAGAACAAGTTGTAcaagttttgttatttattttattttgacttttgGAGTTTTTATTTGGCAAAGATCCTTTTCCTACAAGATGTGGTagcttgttttggaaattttgtttttttacaaggatTTTTAATGGACTACAACATATTTTTCAAGTGTGACAAAGACTCCTTATTCATGGATTCCTTATTCATAGTTCATCCTAACTACACAAGTAAAGAAGGGTTGATAGTATTTCATAAGAGATTGGTTAGCTTATTTTGGAGAGTTTTCTATAAAGAAGGTTAAGGACAACaattaatttccttttaaaaGAATGACAAATACAAGGTTATAATTAAAATCCTCTTCTATCTAGTAAACTACTTGGATGGCAACTTCTCATTTAGTTTCTAGGATTATTGGGTACATAGTATtataggctataaataagccttgtaTCAAACATgcaatattttcttctcttatcaTTGCAGCATAGGAATCGGATTTATGgactttatttcttttacattAGTTACACACACAAGGCttatttgaacttaattaatattttatttttaattagaattcaAAACTTGTTTGGATCAAAGTTTGAGCTTATTAATATAAGTTTTGACTTAGTTTTATAAGTGGATCAATTACAATGaccactacaagatttcatagttttaccgacggaaaaattccgtcggtgtgtgattagaagttcatcggtgatttttttaccgacgtcatcaccgacggattacgtcCGTCAGCTTTACCTTCATCGGTGATTCCCATTTCCGTCGCCATATTggtcggaaaaacaaaaaaaccatttgccgatggttttacagacggaagttgcgtgccaaaaaaaaagattcccgcttgaaatataccgatggatttttagtccgtcggtgatattGTGATTTACTGACGGATACAAACCGTCGATAAATCTatcggtgagtgtatgaaataccgaccgaatatgtccgtctgtaaattcgtcGGTACTTGTGGAAGCTACTGTTTAATGCCGACGGATTACTTCCGTCGGTAAGTCTGtcggtgattttttaaaatcccgaccgaattcatccgtcggtaaaagccttggtaatatttttttttctgaatttgtttttaaaaaattatttaggatatataatataaaactatataaattaattgtaatacaaaccaattatgcaaataaaatttatattaaacattaaaaaaaaagttaaataatattcattacaaactgaatatgtttcaagaaaaattttaaatgaagttttaaaggtaaataatgttgattacaaattaatataaaggtggagctggtggaggaggaggagatcctggcggaggctggtggttatacggccaaaaaagattaggcgcacatgttccactattTGACAAGTTCATAATCATTTCACGAAGCTGTTTATAAGCCGTTTTTTGTTGTTCATGAGCCGTttcatactccgctttttgttgtgcttgagacgctttgagttgctcagactccgctctttgttgtgcatgagacgctttgagttgtgcgtactccgcttgtaggttatcgtatttctcggtgagctgagccgtgtgttgctgcaaggccacgaactccttagattgagagctcgatattgattgggagctcccaacggttgaaacactacgggtcgaccgcaagttgtcgaccgtagtgttggagagcccgtaaacccgatttttatcgagTCCACTtgacgagccaacctccatccataaatccggatcgaattctggatgggtcaaaatatcatccccgtatctctccctcaaccgattattataggtctcctgaaaataaaaataaaaagtaatcatcatattcaatacaatgaacataataacttacaaaataaaatggttgaaaacaaacataccacgaaattctgagcacggttatcaacgaactgttgcgcccccttctggtggtcttgactccgcacgtgcgtctccacaaacagctccatcaggctcggctcacgtccaagagacgcagcctataatgaaaaaagatatattaacaacaactgaatttaacgatatatttcatttaaattaatcttaccatccgtttcgcatgtgcagcaaacggaacggagccgccagtgtgcgttgtcacctcgccatgaattggccgattccggtttctagcaccggactgtgagcgtcgtgtgaaccgctcagacgtcacgtgctcaagatagtgcggccttATATCTTCtaggatgtatatcggtttgaaatccctccaaaccgcaacatcgttccatccttggaaacccctatcgctcgcggttttttttgcctttttctgtgcttcataccaaaaatcacgcaacctacttcatgcaaccaaaaattacatttcgaaacataaatttttgtctaaaaaaaattctgtattgttttcgatcttacctagttgccgcgtgattttcccacaccctcctcacaacagtgttatgctcactgtcccaacagaatttgtgctgtgtataaataaacaagtttaaattaaaacaataatttatttacaattatattaataatttattacaaataagctgaaaattataaattaacaccaacctgaaatctgccaaaccatgcattgatttgaggcatccattcaggatgcttggatatttgactccattgaaacaatggaatctccatcgacgatttaaacgctgatgatattactcgggcggctttaatgtttgtaaac
The Populus nigra chromosome 3, ddPopNigr1.1, whole genome shotgun sequence genome window above contains:
- the LOC133688428 gene encoding pheromone-processing carboxypeptidase KEX1-like; amino-acid sequence: MQIIVEIIPGGKRITLDVASTDNISSVKAKIKETEGIPIEQQALYSDSRLLHGTDILEHCGVKNDDTLRLVKLEGLVQDDDDDDDDDDDDDDDEDDDDDDDDDDDDDDDDDNHGRQAPFTKGLMRDKVLMSARVPGRRRRRRRRRQRDVIIIYPPTSTPPPPPPRDEGGCFIL
- the LOC133689468 gene encoding uncharacterized protein LOC133689468 → MGAGLHEEFNTLIPKKMNVVGWKYPPPDWMQLNVDGWICTSVLTELWTVITGLELAWYLGFHKIILESDFLVVVGMLLKQSMKADVNFALINRAREALSRDLVEQVQYSCREANVATD